The following proteins are encoded in a genomic region of Burkholderia gladioli:
- a CDS encoding FAD-binding oxidoreductase gives MSSTTMPLAATAGDAFAAELRDTLGPGALLHGEAAGPHLVDVLGHTGRAAAVVLPRDTAEVAAVLGAASRHGVRLVPQGNRTGLVGGALPDGSGRQVALSLSRMRRLRELDPLNRSATVEAGMALSELNRTAAAHRLQLPVDLGSDPSIGGLIGANAGGSRLLKYGDTRRNVLGLEVVVPDAHGGPGRVLDLLRPLRKHNAGVDLKQLFIGTGGAFGVITAASVALQRAEQSTDTTFIALPDYAAASRVLDAFEQDFGDLLCAFEVMSSASLEAVTEAFPALRHPLPAPFAQCYALVEVASAMPGLDSLLAERRDALLARLHADGLVLDAAPGHTEAFWRLRDALPEAIARQGAVLSFDVSFPRSRLAAFREHVVDWLRRAHPLLRVYDFGHFGDGGCHLVVSIPSAHAAAYGIARTVQLRGALYELAARHDGCFSAEHGVGPLNAAFYRKHVDAAAQALAARLQTATDPLAVLGRFRYG, from the coding sequence GTGTCATCGACCACCATGCCCCTGGCCGCCACGGCGGGCGACGCCTTCGCCGCCGAGCTGCGCGACACGCTGGGCCCCGGCGCGCTGCTGCACGGCGAGGCGGCCGGCCCGCACCTGGTCGACGTGCTGGGCCACACCGGCCGCGCCGCGGCGGTGGTGCTGCCGCGCGATACCGCCGAGGTCGCCGCGGTGCTCGGCGCCGCGAGCCGCCACGGCGTGCGCCTGGTGCCGCAGGGCAATCGCACCGGGCTGGTGGGCGGCGCCCTGCCCGACGGCTCGGGCCGCCAGGTGGCGCTGTCGCTCTCGCGCATGCGCCGGCTGCGCGAACTGGACCCGCTCAATCGCAGCGCCACGGTCGAGGCCGGCATGGCGCTGTCCGAGCTGAATCGCACCGCCGCCGCTCACCGATTGCAGTTGCCGGTCGATCTCGGCAGCGACCCGAGCATCGGCGGGCTGATCGGCGCCAACGCCGGCGGCAGCCGCCTGCTCAAGTACGGCGACACGCGCCGCAACGTGCTGGGCCTGGAGGTGGTGGTGCCCGACGCGCACGGCGGCCCGGGCCGCGTGCTCGACCTGCTGCGCCCGCTGCGCAAGCACAACGCCGGGGTCGATCTCAAGCAGCTGTTCATCGGCACCGGCGGCGCCTTCGGCGTGATCACCGCGGCCAGCGTGGCACTGCAGCGCGCCGAGCAATCCACCGATACCACGTTCATCGCCCTGCCGGACTACGCGGCCGCCAGCCGGGTGCTCGATGCCTTCGAGCAGGACTTCGGCGACCTGCTGTGCGCCTTCGAGGTGATGTCGAGCGCCTCGCTGGAGGCCGTGACCGAAGCCTTCCCCGCGCTGCGCCACCCGCTGCCGGCGCCGTTCGCGCAATGCTACGCGCTGGTCGAGGTGGCCAGCGCGATGCCCGGGCTCGACAGCCTGCTGGCCGAACGCCGCGACGCGCTGCTGGCACGGCTCCATGCCGACGGCCTGGTGCTGGACGCCGCGCCCGGCCATACCGAGGCGTTCTGGCGCCTGCGCGACGCGCTGCCCGAAGCGATCGCCCGGCAAGGCGCGGTGTTGTCCTTCGACGTTTCGTTCCCGCGCTCGCGCCTGGCCGCCTTCCGCGAACACGTGGTGGACTGGCTGCGGCGCGCCCACCCGCTGCTGCGCGTCTACGACTTCGGCCATTTCGGCGACGGCGGCTGCCACCTGGTGGTGTCGATCCCGAGCGCGCACGCGGCGGCCTACGGCATCGCCAGGACCGTGCAGCTGCGCGGCGCGCTCTACGAACTGGCGGCTCGCCACGACGGTTGTTTCAGCGCCGAGCACGGCGTCGGCCCGCTCAACGCGGCCTTCTATCGCAAGCACGTGGACGCCGCCGCGCAGGCGCTGGCGGCCAGGCTGCAGACGGCGACCGACCCGCTCGCGGTGCTCGGCCGCTTCCGCTACGGCTGA
- a CDS encoding AMP-binding protein: MIDAILAAAEHPDTHRPALLAVIEDDGQERSLDYEVFAHRALAACAALHEMGVRQRDLVILALPTSVDHLLALAGCVLLGAMPCTVPLPGRLATDSSKNQLYLACRTFSPRLVIAPDLLAQGFRDDLANARTHVIAMSELRLAAQAGGTPVIGRRGPHEAHHVQLTSGSTGRPKAAVLTHRNVLDNSYGIGGSVGYDTARGDASGSWLPLFHDLGLLTLLSNIAYQSPILLMQPSSFIRNPLGWLKRIAAFGATTTASPTFGLQYCVRRFREASMREVDLSRLRNIFIGAERVDEACLHDFADRFGPYGLSRSALQPCYGMAESTLATTMHDATRNYDPRSLAYVVPDRIDSEAVIKQGYALPARADSHLTESILSMGRPIPGMELRVIAPAGTQAHEREVGEIHIRGTSIMSDYLPAEGQTERHDRDSWFATGDLGYLLDGELYVLGRKKEIIIIRGNNYFPHEIEDVVAAHPGLSEAAIVAAGVFDEVQGTENIVLFIESETVDLMGELHRALQAALREAFGFGAQAIVFVRNGSLPRTSSGKLQRLKCRDLYVQGRLAVVAEPEAARLEEPAAL; encoded by the coding sequence ATGATCGATGCGATTCTCGCGGCCGCCGAGCACCCGGATACGCATCGTCCGGCGCTCCTGGCCGTCATCGAGGACGACGGCCAGGAGCGCAGCCTAGACTACGAGGTGTTCGCGCACCGCGCGCTGGCCGCCTGCGCGGCCCTGCACGAGATGGGCGTGCGCCAGCGCGACCTGGTGATCCTGGCGCTGCCGACCTCGGTCGACCATCTGCTGGCGCTAGCCGGCTGCGTGCTGCTGGGCGCGATGCCCTGCACCGTGCCGCTGCCGGGGCGCCTGGCCACCGATTCCTCGAAGAACCAGCTCTATCTCGCCTGCCGAACCTTCTCGCCGCGCCTGGTGATCGCTCCCGACCTGCTCGCGCAGGGCTTCCGCGACGATCTCGCGAACGCGCGCACCCACGTGATCGCGATGTCGGAGCTGCGGCTGGCCGCCCAGGCTGGCGGCACGCCCGTGATCGGCCGGCGCGGCCCGCACGAGGCGCATCACGTGCAGCTCACCTCGGGTTCGACCGGCCGCCCCAAGGCCGCCGTGCTGACCCATCGCAACGTGCTCGACAACAGTTACGGCATCGGCGGCTCGGTCGGCTACGACACCGCGCGCGGCGATGCCAGCGGTAGCTGGCTGCCGCTGTTCCACGATCTCGGCCTGCTCACCCTGCTGTCGAACATCGCCTACCAGTCGCCGATCCTGCTGATGCAGCCCTCCAGCTTCATCCGCAACCCGCTCGGCTGGCTCAAGCGGATCGCCGCCTTCGGCGCGACCACCACCGCCTCGCCGACCTTCGGCCTGCAATACTGCGTGCGGCGCTTCCGCGAGGCCTCGATGCGCGAGGTCGACCTGAGCCGCCTGCGCAACATCTTCATCGGCGCGGAACGCGTCGACGAGGCCTGCCTGCACGATTTCGCGGACCGGTTCGGCCCCTACGGGCTGTCGCGCTCGGCGCTGCAGCCCTGCTACGGCATGGCCGAGTCGACGCTGGCCACCACCATGCACGACGCCACGCGCAACTACGATCCGCGCTCGCTTGCCTACGTGGTGCCGGACCGCATCGATTCGGAAGCCGTGATCAAGCAGGGCTACGCGCTGCCGGCGCGCGCCGACAGCCATCTCACCGAGAGCATCCTGTCGATGGGCCGCCCGATCCCCGGCATGGAGCTGCGGGTGATCGCGCCGGCCGGCACGCAGGCGCACGAGCGCGAGGTGGGCGAGATCCACATCCGCGGCACCTCGATCATGTCCGACTACCTGCCGGCCGAAGGCCAGACCGAGCGGCACGACCGCGACAGCTGGTTCGCCACCGGCGACCTCGGCTACCTGCTCGACGGCGAGCTCTACGTGCTCGGTCGCAAGAAGGAAATCATCATCATCCGCGGCAACAACTACTTCCCGCACGAGATCGAAGACGTGGTGGCCGCGCATCCGGGCCTGAGCGAGGCGGCGATCGTCGCCGCCGGCGTGTTCGACGAGGTGCAGGGCACCGAGAACATCGTGCTGTTCATCGAATCCGAGACGGTCGACCTGATGGGCGAGTTGCACCGCGCGCTGCAGGCCGCGCTGCGCGAGGCCTTCGGCTTCGGTGCGCAGGCCATCGTGTTCGTCAGGAACGGCAGCCTGCCGCGCACCAGCAGCGGCAAGCTGCAGCGCCTCAAGTGCCGCGATCTCTACGTGCAGGGCCGGCTCGCGGTGGTGGCCGAGCCCGAGGCCGCGCGCCTCGAGGAGCCGGCCGCGCTCTGA
- a CDS encoding fatty acid desaturase family protein has translation MNYRKRYADEARRLSQVSAAASAWVIARQWLVIAAAFALPIVVVHALSGQLGLWHALRTLPAWAVALVLLSLALSFFVLACKQHALGIVMHDATHFRLFGNRRVNELASNWLCAFPNGMVTSSYRRGHLPHHLFTNKPNDPYWVRLTVDRNYVFPMPRGAFYRILLGDLFGLHLRAWWPIIRYWTGWAFVFDNREKLLTQSERVQFIAFWLLAAGAVAASGLWGYFLLLWMLPMFTLALALTRIRIVAEHPLDQHETELLRTRHVDGTWLERFALSPLNINYHVAHHLFPSVPLYNLPKMHAILLADPAFRDEAELWPTYLGPRDGAVGSQLT, from the coding sequence ATCAACTACCGCAAGCGCTACGCCGACGAGGCGCGGCGCCTGAGCCAGGTGAGCGCCGCCGCCTCGGCCTGGGTGATCGCCCGTCAATGGCTGGTGATCGCCGCCGCCTTCGCGCTGCCGATCGTGGTGGTCCACGCGCTGAGCGGCCAGCTCGGGCTGTGGCACGCGCTCCGCACGCTGCCGGCCTGGGCGGTGGCGCTGGTGCTGCTGTCGCTGGCCCTGTCCTTCTTCGTGCTGGCCTGCAAGCAGCACGCGCTGGGCATCGTGATGCACGATGCCACCCACTTCCGGCTGTTCGGCAACCGCCGCGTCAACGAGCTGGCCAGCAACTGGCTGTGCGCGTTCCCCAACGGCATGGTGACCTCCAGCTACCGGCGCGGCCACCTGCCCCATCACCTGTTCACCAACAAGCCGAACGACCCCTACTGGGTGCGCCTGACGGTGGACCGCAACTACGTGTTCCCGATGCCGCGCGGCGCCTTCTACCGGATCCTGCTGGGCGACCTGTTCGGCCTGCACCTGCGCGCCTGGTGGCCGATCATCCGCTACTGGACCGGCTGGGCCTTCGTGTTCGACAACCGCGAGAAGCTGCTCACCCAGTCGGAGCGGGTCCAGTTCATCGCCTTCTGGCTGCTGGCGGCCGGCGCGGTCGCGGCCAGCGGCCTGTGGGGCTACTTCCTGCTGCTGTGGATGCTGCCGATGTTCACGCTGGCGCTGGCGCTCACGCGCATCCGCATCGTCGCCGAGCACCCGCTCGACCAGCACGAGACCGAGCTGCTGCGCACCCGCCACGTGGACGGCACCTGGCTGGAGCGCTTCGCGCTGTCGCCGCTGAACATCAACTACCACGTCGCGCATCACCTGTTCCCCTCGGTGCCGCTCTACAACCTGCCGAAGATGCACGCGATCCTGCTGGCCGACCCGGCGTTCCGCGACGAGGCCGAGCTGTGGCCCACCTACCTGGGGCCGCGCGACGGCGCGGTCGGCAGCCAGCTGACCTGA
- a CDS encoding MFS transporter produces the protein MDMLTRADTPAPPLAADRQFRWQMLGGFMSMCGRQLTLSALPWLVLALTSNSVALGLAIAALELPRAAFTLVGGALVDRHSPKWILQRSTLASATLLAGLGVLAVGGAIRIEGLYLLAFAMGTVGAFSGPAAASLVPQTVPRERLQTALAIFMSLAQAATFLGPLMTGALLVLPRLDLSALGIRHGNGAGTGGLGLAFLFNAFTYLLAALTLTRVVRFIGAPAAVPGASAATGAAPTRRGMFAAIAEGAAWIGAERALRSLYGYWALSIFLRAGALQIGIPLLVTTQLHRDAATGASLMSLLGAGSIAGMLLSTRLSRLSRLSAGRLLFHVDLLVGAILAGFAAVGSPAAAGALLLLLGFAAGVVEVRLLAWIQARIPGEMRGRVMSFQMLLLTSAAPLSSILAGLFIHYVSTASLFVGAGAGLVLVALAAIASPMLRSMD, from the coding sequence ATGGACATGCTCACCCGCGCCGACACCCCGGCGCCGCCGCTTGCCGCCGACCGGCAATTCCGCTGGCAGATGCTCGGCGGCTTCATGTCGATGTGCGGCCGGCAACTGACGCTGAGCGCGCTGCCCTGGCTGGTGCTGGCGCTCACCAGCAACAGCGTGGCGCTGGGCCTGGCGATCGCGGCGCTGGAGCTGCCGCGCGCGGCCTTCACCCTGGTGGGTGGCGCGCTGGTGGACCGCCATTCGCCGAAATGGATCCTGCAGCGCTCCACGCTGGCCTCGGCGACGCTGCTGGCCGGCCTGGGCGTACTCGCGGTAGGCGGCGCGATCCGCATCGAGGGCCTCTACCTGCTGGCCTTCGCGATGGGCACGGTGGGCGCCTTCTCCGGCCCGGCCGCAGCCTCGCTGGTACCGCAGACGGTGCCGCGCGAGCGCCTGCAGACCGCCCTGGCGATCTTCATGAGCCTGGCACAGGCCGCCACCTTCCTGGGCCCGCTGATGACCGGCGCCCTGCTGGTGCTGCCGCGCCTGGACCTGTCCGCGCTCGGCATCCGCCACGGCAACGGCGCCGGCACCGGCGGGCTGGGCCTGGCCTTCCTGTTCAACGCCTTCACCTACCTGCTGGCGGCGCTGACCCTGACGCGCGTGGTGCGCTTCATCGGCGCGCCGGCTGCCGTGCCCGGCGCGAGCGCGGCCACCGGCGCGGCGCCCACGCGGCGCGGCATGTTCGCCGCGATCGCCGAGGGCGCGGCCTGGATCGGCGCCGAGCGCGCGCTGCGCTCGCTGTACGGCTACTGGGCGCTGTCGATCTTCCTGCGCGCCGGCGCGCTGCAGATCGGCATCCCGCTCTTGGTGACCACCCAGTTGCACCGCGACGCGGCCACCGGCGCCAGCCTGATGTCCCTGCTCGGCGCCGGCAGCATCGCCGGCATGCTGCTGTCGACCCGGCTCTCGCGCCTGTCGCGGCTGTCGGCCGGCCGGCTGCTGTTCCATGTCGACCTGCTGGTGGGGGCGATCCTGGCCGGTTTCGCGGCGGTCGGCTCGCCGGCCGCGGCCGGCGCCCTGCTGCTGCTGCTCGGCTTCGCCGCCGGGGTGGTCGAGGTGCGGCTGCTGGCCTGGATCCAGGCCCGCATCCCCGGCGAGATGCGCGGGCGCGTGATGAGCTTCCAGATGTTGCTGCTGACCAGCGCCGCGCCGCTCTCCTCGATCCTGGCCGGCCTGTTCATCCACTACGTTTCCACCGCGAGCCTGTTCGTCGGCGCGGGCGCCGGCCTGGTGCTGGTCGCGCTGGCCGCGATCGCGAGCCCCATGCTGCGCTCGATGGACTGA
- a CDS encoding acyl carrier protein, whose product MSANQATNTLDILAKEVAKIINADQVDTHVGIGTLGIDSLNIVELIVFCEQLYGSVDPEQINLTQDTTLAELDSRLIAQQVA is encoded by the coding sequence ATGAGCGCCAACCAGGCAACCAACACGCTGGACATTCTCGCCAAGGAAGTGGCGAAGATCATCAACGCCGACCAGGTCGACACCCACGTTGGCATCGGCACGCTCGGCATCGACTCGCTGAACATCGTCGAGCTGATCGTGTTCTGCGAGCAGCTCTACGGCTCGGTCGACCCGGAGCAGATCAACCTCACGCAGGACACCACGCTCGCGGAACTCGACAGCCGCCTGATCGCCCAGCAGGTGGCGTGA
- a CDS encoding ferritin-like domain-containing protein — protein sequence MSLMVGRPAGEMPVKWNFAVDAYMAESYDFSDEDLNALYQKAKANQWDVNTDIDWSYQLDAANPLGMPDATLLIYGSDVWNKLDEKGRTEVRHHWQGWMLSQVLHGEQAAMICAAKLATAEESLDARLCAAGQIIDEARHIEAYGRLVNEKLPISYPMSRSLKSLLEDTITSRHLDLTNLGMQVLVEGIALSLFQSIVAYTQDPFIKDLVTRIQRDEARHFAIGRITLRRAYQDMSGAERREREEFVAEGAHTLHEHLCADDIWEPMGMSKKDCSHLVRHSDVASSMRRSIFRRLVPAVREMGLLTPRVQDAFEKLDVLDYAAMPVATQ from the coding sequence ATGTCTTTGATGGTGGGTAGGCCGGCCGGCGAGATGCCGGTCAAATGGAATTTCGCCGTCGATGCGTACATGGCCGAGAGCTACGACTTCAGCGATGAAGATCTCAACGCGCTGTACCAGAAGGCCAAGGCCAACCAGTGGGACGTCAACACCGACATCGACTGGTCGTACCAGCTCGATGCCGCCAATCCGCTCGGCATGCCCGACGCGACGCTGCTGATCTACGGCTCCGACGTCTGGAACAAGCTCGACGAGAAGGGCCGCACCGAGGTCCGCCACCACTGGCAGGGCTGGATGCTCTCGCAGGTGCTGCACGGCGAACAGGCGGCGATGATCTGCGCGGCCAAGCTCGCCACCGCCGAGGAAAGCCTCGACGCGCGGCTGTGCGCGGCCGGCCAGATCATCGACGAGGCGCGCCATATCGAGGCCTATGGCCGGCTGGTCAACGAGAAGCTGCCGATCAGCTATCCGATGAGCCGCTCGCTCAAGAGCCTGCTCGAGGACACCATCACCAGCCGGCATCTCGACCTCACCAATCTCGGCATGCAGGTGCTGGTGGAAGGCATCGCGCTGTCGCTGTTCCAGAGCATCGTGGCCTACACCCAGGACCCGTTCATCAAGGACCTGGTAACCCGCATCCAGCGCGACGAGGCGCGTCATTTCGCGATCGGCCGCATCACCCTGCGCCGCGCCTACCAGGACATGAGCGGCGCCGAGCGCCGCGAGCGCGAGGAATTCGTGGCCGAGGGCGCCCACACGCTGCACGAGCATCTGTGCGCGGACGACATCTGGGAACCGATGGGCATGTCGAAGAAGGATTGCAGCCACCTGGTGCGCCACTCCGACGTGGCCAGCTCGATGCGTCGCTCGATCTTCCGCCGCCTGGTGCCGGCGGTACGCGAGATGGGCCTGCTCACGCCACGCGTGCAGGACGCCTTCGAGAAGCTCGACGTGCTCGACTACGCGGCCATGCCGGTCGCCACGCAATAG